From one Microbacterium aurum genomic stretch:
- the dnaJ gene encoding molecular chaperone DnaJ produces the protein MADHYEVLGVSRDASPEEIKKAYRRLARELHPDVNPGEDASERFKLVTHAYDVLSDPEQRQRYDMGGDGSPFGGAGGGFGGFGDIFETFFGGGGGRAGRPRSRRERGQDALVRVTLDLGDVVFGTHRDIEVDTAVLCETCQGSCCQPGTGEATCDICHGSGQVQRTVRSLLGNVVTSQPCTACQGYGTTIPYPCAGCQGQGRVRARRTVSVDIPGGVETGLRLQLPGSGEVGPAGGPHGDLYLEVTVASHETFSRDGDDLLATLDVSMPDAILGAHTTITSLDGDVELEVRPGVQSGDVLTIKGRGITPLRGGTRGDLRVAVQVVTPTRLDAKERALIEDFAKKSKSPPPRLAQFHQGMFSKLRDRFRG, from the coding sequence GTGGCCGACCACTACGAAGTCCTGGGCGTCTCGCGCGATGCGAGCCCCGAGGAGATCAAGAAGGCGTACCGGCGTCTCGCGCGCGAGCTCCACCCGGACGTCAACCCCGGCGAGGACGCATCCGAGCGCTTCAAGCTCGTGACGCACGCCTACGACGTCCTGAGCGACCCCGAGCAGCGCCAGCGCTACGACATGGGCGGCGACGGCTCGCCATTCGGCGGCGCCGGGGGCGGCTTCGGCGGGTTCGGCGACATCTTCGAGACGTTCTTCGGCGGCGGCGGTGGTCGCGCCGGACGCCCCCGGTCGCGCCGGGAGCGCGGCCAGGACGCGCTCGTGCGCGTCACCCTGGACCTCGGCGACGTCGTGTTCGGCACGCACCGCGACATCGAGGTCGACACCGCCGTGCTGTGCGAGACCTGCCAGGGCTCGTGCTGCCAGCCGGGCACCGGCGAGGCGACATGCGACATCTGCCACGGCTCGGGCCAGGTGCAGCGCACGGTGCGCAGTCTGCTCGGCAACGTCGTGACCTCGCAGCCCTGCACGGCGTGCCAGGGCTACGGCACCACGATCCCGTACCCGTGCGCCGGCTGCCAGGGCCAGGGACGCGTCCGCGCCCGCCGCACGGTCTCGGTCGACATCCCCGGCGGTGTGGAGACCGGTCTGCGGCTGCAGCTGCCCGGCTCCGGTGAGGTCGGCCCCGCGGGCGGCCCCCACGGCGACCTGTACCTCGAGGTGACGGTCGCCTCGCACGAGACCTTCAGCCGGGACGGCGACGACCTGCTCGCGACGCTCGACGTGTCGATGCCCGACGCCATCCTCGGCGCGCACACCACGATCACCTCCCTCGACGGCGACGTCGAGCTGGAGGTGCGCCCCGGGGTGCAGTCGGGCGACGTGCTCACGATCAAGGGACGCGGCATCACGCCGCTGCGCGGTGGCACCCGCGGCGACCTGCGGGTCGCGGTGCAGGTCGTCACGCCGACGCGTCTGGATGCCAAGGAGCGGGCGCTGATCGAGGACTTCGCGAAGAAGTCGAAGTCGCCGCCGCCCCGGCTCGCCCAGTTCCATCAGGGCATGTTCTCGAAGCTGCGCGACCGCTTCCGGGGCTGA
- the hrcA gene encoding heat-inducible transcriptional repressor HrcA, translating to MVSERGLQVLRAIVQDYVDTHEPVGSKAIVERHQFGVSAATIRNDMALLEDEELIAAPHTSSGRVPTDKGYRVFVDHLAELRPLSTAQRSAISSFLADPVDLDDLLVRTVRALTRLTGQVAIVQYPSFARASVSHVEFVHLGGTRVVVIVVTDTGRVSQRVAFLQAELTEQDAAAIKHAVARLVTGKPVAEAASAIAQLAASEPSGGPVDEAVRTVARIVGEELDEFRQDRLVMAGSATLARREGDFRGSIYPLLEAIEEQVTLLRLMGEMVADDQGLAASIGRENEPFGLAEASVVTGDYDATGSRARVGVLGPTRMDYPTNLAAVRAVAHYLSRLLDEDDQSR from the coding sequence ATGGTCTCGGAACGCGGACTTCAGGTCCTCCGCGCGATCGTGCAGGACTACGTCGACACGCATGAGCCGGTGGGCAGCAAGGCGATCGTCGAGCGTCATCAGTTCGGCGTGTCGGCGGCGACCATCCGCAACGACATGGCGCTGCTGGAGGACGAGGAGCTCATCGCGGCCCCCCACACGTCGTCGGGGCGCGTCCCGACCGACAAGGGGTACCGCGTCTTCGTCGACCATCTCGCGGAGCTCCGGCCCCTGTCCACGGCGCAGCGCTCGGCGATCTCGTCGTTCCTCGCCGACCCTGTGGACCTGGACGACCTCCTCGTGCGCACCGTCCGCGCGCTGACCCGGCTCACCGGTCAGGTCGCCATCGTGCAGTACCCCTCGTTCGCGCGCGCCAGCGTCTCGCACGTGGAGTTCGTGCACCTCGGCGGCACGCGCGTCGTGGTCATCGTCGTCACCGACACGGGCCGGGTCTCGCAGCGCGTCGCGTTCCTGCAGGCCGAGCTCACCGAGCAGGATGCCGCGGCCATCAAGCACGCCGTGGCGCGCCTGGTCACGGGCAAGCCCGTGGCGGAGGCCGCCTCGGCGATCGCGCAGCTGGCGGCATCCGAACCCTCCGGCGGACCCGTCGACGAGGCCGTGCGCACGGTCGCGCGGATCGTCGGGGAGGAGCTCGACGAGTTCCGTCAGGACCGCCTCGTGATGGCCGGCAGCGCCACCCTCGCGCGACGCGAGGGAGACTTCCGCGGCAGCATCTACCCCCTGCTGGAGGCCATCGAGGAGCAGGTGACGCTGCTCCGGCTCATGGGGGAGATGGTCGCCGACGATCAAGGCCTGGCGGCGAGCATCGGTCGCGAGAACGAGCCGTTCGGGCTGGCGGAGGCATCCGTCGTCACCGGCGACTACGACGCGACCGGATCCCGTGCCCGGGTGGGCGTGCTCGGTCCGACGCGCATGGACTACCCCACCAACCTCGCGGCGGTCCGCGCCGTCGCGCACTACCTGAGCAGGCTGCTCGACGAGGACGACCAGTCCCGCTGA
- the lepA gene encoding translation elongation factor 4, translating into MSPRALKPLEPSATPPELIRNFCIIAHIDHGKSTLADRMLQITGVVADRDMRAQYLDRMDIERERGITIKSQAVRMPWAVSTGSAPDQVYALNMIDTPGHVDFTYEVSRSLAACEGAILLVDAAQGIEAQTLANLYLALENDLQIIPVLNKIDLPAADPEKYAAELANLIGGSPEDVLRVSGKTGMGVEELLDRIVAQIPAPTGDASAPARAMIFDSVYDSYRGVVTYVRMVDGKLEPRERIQMMSTKAQHDLLEIGVSSPEPVPTRGLGVGEVGYLITGVKDVRQSKVGDTITNHRKPASDPLPGYTDPKPMVFSGIYPIDGSDYADLREALDKLKLSDASLQYEPETSVALGFGFRCGFLGLLHLEIITERLSREFGLDLITTAPSVTYEVTTDTGESVTVTNPSEYPDGRVAEVAEPVVKVGILLPKDYVGTVMELCQQRRGTLLGMDYLSEDRVELRYNMPLGEIVFDFFDQLKSKTQGYASLDYEPAGSQTADLVKVDILLQGEKVDAFSSIVHREKAYAYGTMMTERLRKLIPRQQFEVPIQAAIGARIIARENIRAIRKDVLAKCYGGDITRKRKLLEKQKEGKKRMKMVGRVEVPQEAFIAALSGDVETKK; encoded by the coding sequence ATGTCCCCGCGCGCCCTGAAGCCTCTCGAGCCGTCTGCGACCCCTCCAGAGCTGATCCGCAACTTCTGCATCATCGCCCACATCGACCACGGCAAATCGACCCTCGCCGACCGCATGCTGCAGATCACCGGCGTGGTCGCCGACCGCGACATGCGCGCGCAGTACCTGGACCGTATGGACATCGAGCGCGAGCGCGGCATCACGATCAAGAGCCAGGCCGTGCGGATGCCGTGGGCGGTCTCGACCGGCTCCGCACCCGACCAGGTGTACGCGCTCAACATGATCGACACGCCCGGCCACGTCGACTTTACCTACGAGGTTTCGCGCTCACTCGCCGCGTGCGAGGGGGCGATCCTCCTCGTCGACGCCGCGCAGGGCATCGAGGCGCAGACGCTCGCGAACCTGTACCTGGCGCTCGAGAACGACCTGCAGATCATCCCGGTGCTCAACAAGATCGACCTGCCCGCCGCCGACCCGGAGAAGTACGCGGCGGAACTCGCGAACCTCATCGGCGGCTCGCCCGAGGACGTGCTGCGGGTGTCGGGCAAGACGGGCATGGGCGTGGAGGAACTCCTCGACCGCATCGTCGCACAGATCCCCGCCCCGACCGGCGACGCGAGCGCACCCGCCCGCGCGATGATCTTCGACTCGGTCTACGACTCCTACCGCGGTGTCGTGACCTATGTCCGCATGGTCGACGGCAAGCTCGAGCCGCGCGAGCGCATCCAGATGATGTCGACGAAGGCGCAGCACGACCTCCTCGAGATCGGGGTCTCCAGTCCGGAGCCGGTCCCCACCCGAGGCCTCGGCGTGGGGGAGGTGGGCTACCTCATCACGGGCGTGAAGGACGTGCGCCAGTCCAAGGTCGGCGACACGATCACGAACCATCGCAAGCCGGCATCCGACCCGCTTCCCGGCTACACCGACCCCAAGCCCATGGTCTTCAGCGGCATCTACCCGATCGACGGCAGCGACTACGCCGACCTCCGCGAGGCCCTCGACAAGCTGAAGCTCTCCGATGCCTCGCTGCAGTACGAGCCGGAGACCTCGGTCGCCCTGGGCTTCGGCTTCCGCTGCGGGTTCCTGGGGCTGCTGCACCTCGAGATCATCACGGAGCGCCTCTCCCGCGAGTTCGGCCTCGACCTCATCACCACGGCCCCGAGCGTGACGTACGAGGTCACCACCGACACCGGCGAGTCGGTCACCGTCACCAACCCCAGCGAATACCCCGACGGACGGGTGGCGGAGGTCGCCGAGCCGGTCGTCAAGGTCGGCATCCTCCTGCCGAAGGACTACGTCGGCACCGTGATGGAGCTGTGCCAGCAGCGCCGCGGGACGCTCCTGGGCATGGACTACCTCAGCGAGGACCGCGTCGAGCTGCGCTACAACATGCCCCTCGGCGAGATCGTCTTCGACTTCTTCGATCAGCTGAAGTCCAAGACGCAGGGATACGCGAGCCTGGACTACGAGCCCGCCGGGTCGCAGACGGCCGATCTCGTGAAGGTCGACATCCTCCTGCAGGGCGAGAAGGTCGACGCCTTCAGCTCGATCGTCCACCGCGAGAAGGCGTACGCCTACGGCACGATGATGACCGAGCGGCTGCGCAAGCTCATCCCGCGCCAGCAGTTCGAGGTGCCCATTCAGGCCGCCATCGGCGCGCGCATCATCGCGCGCGAGAACATCCGCGCGATCCGCAAGGACGTGCTCGCCAAGTGCTACGGCGGTGACATCACCCGCAAGCGCAAGCTCCTCGAGAAGCAGAAAGAGGGCAAGAAGCGCATGAAGATGGTGGGTCGCGTCGAGGTCCCGCAGGAGGCGTTCATCGCCGCCCTGTCCGGCGACGTCGAGACCAAGAAGTAG
- the hemW gene encoding radical SAM family heme chaperone HemW, translating into MGSALPLGDPAPLDGALPDDLVIDPQRDFGVYLHVPFCRVRCGYCDFNTYTAGELRGARQDAYADEVIREIALSRRVLADRGPLRPASTVFFGGGTPTLLPAGDLGRMLAGVRDAFGLAPDAEVTVEANPDTVTAPMAAELAAAGVTRMSIGMQSAVPHVLAALDRTHDPAGVATAVAAARSAGLDVSVDLIYGAPGESLEDWRASVETAVALAPDHVSAYALIVEEGTKLARQIRRGEVPEPDDDLQADMYELVDETLAAAGFDWYEVSNWARTPAQRSRHNLAYWRGTDWWGYGPGAHSHVGGLRWWNVKHPAAYAQRLAAAQSPAAGRERPDAAARRLEDVLLRSRIADGLAVSELSGEGRHAVASLIADGLIDGAAAVRGRVVLTRRGRLLADAVVRALTA; encoded by the coding sequence ATGGGCTCCGCCCTCCCGCTCGGCGACCCCGCGCCGCTCGACGGCGCTCTGCCGGACGATCTCGTCATCGACCCCCAGCGCGACTTCGGGGTGTATCTTCACGTCCCGTTCTGCCGCGTCCGGTGCGGGTACTGCGACTTCAACACCTACACCGCCGGCGAACTGCGCGGCGCCCGTCAGGACGCCTACGCCGACGAGGTGATCCGCGAGATCGCCCTGTCGCGCCGTGTGCTGGCCGACCGGGGGCCGCTGCGCCCGGCATCCACCGTCTTCTTCGGCGGCGGGACGCCGACGCTTCTCCCGGCGGGGGACCTCGGCAGGATGCTGGCGGGCGTGCGCGACGCGTTCGGTCTCGCTCCGGATGCTGAGGTCACCGTCGAGGCGAATCCCGACACCGTCACGGCGCCGATGGCGGCCGAACTCGCCGCGGCCGGCGTGACCCGGATGTCGATCGGCATGCAGTCGGCGGTGCCGCACGTCCTCGCCGCGCTCGACCGCACCCACGACCCCGCGGGAGTGGCGACCGCCGTCGCCGCGGCACGGAGCGCGGGGCTCGACGTCAGCGTCGACCTCATCTACGGCGCACCGGGGGAGTCGCTCGAGGACTGGCGCGCATCGGTCGAGACGGCTGTCGCGCTCGCCCCCGACCACGTCTCGGCGTACGCGCTGATCGTGGAGGAGGGCACGAAGCTCGCCCGACAGATCCGCCGCGGAGAGGTGCCCGAACCCGACGACGATCTGCAGGCCGACATGTACGAACTCGTCGATGAGACGCTCGCCGCGGCGGGATTCGACTGGTACGAGGTGTCGAACTGGGCGCGGACGCCGGCCCAGCGCTCCCGCCACAACCTGGCGTACTGGCGCGGCACCGACTGGTGGGGGTACGGTCCCGGAGCCCACAGCCACGTCGGCGGGCTGCGGTGGTGGAACGTGAAGCATCCCGCCGCGTACGCCCAGCGCCTGGCCGCGGCGCAGTCGCCCGCTGCCGGCCGGGAGCGACCGGATGCCGCCGCCCGACGCCTGGAGGATGTGCTGCTGCGCTCCCGCATCGCGGACGGGCTCGCCGTCTCGGAGCTCAGCGGCGAGGGGCGTCACGCCGTGGCATCCCTCATCGCCGACGGCCTCATCGACGGGGCCGCGGCCGTCCGCGGCCGCGTCGTGCTCACCCGGCGCGGACGCCTGCTGGCCGACGCCGTCGTCCGCGCCCTCACCGCCTGA
- a CDS encoding DUF1990 family protein, with protein MRRANFQEGTVDYAAVGATQAHDLMGYPPERSIPAESSWRIGSGQARFDSSAEALLSWAPLRGAGLHISDVRPASGPMYSGVGFDADGNPLVASRLEADQRFDADGTPFVASGTTIRVRGRIKGMSADGELRVIYAIEEPRRVGFGLGTVGDSVVSGEESFVVTWDDSDEVRFTVRAFDRPVSPLYRLLPPLVKRRRRELFQGYLRALSPLYATPS; from the coding sequence ATGCGCCGCGCGAACTTCCAAGAGGGCACGGTCGACTATGCCGCCGTGGGCGCCACGCAGGCGCACGACCTCATGGGCTACCCGCCCGAGCGGAGCATCCCGGCCGAGTCGTCGTGGCGCATCGGCAGCGGCCAGGCCCGGTTCGACAGCTCCGCCGAAGCGCTGCTGTCGTGGGCTCCGCTGCGGGGCGCGGGACTGCACATCAGCGATGTGCGCCCGGCATCCGGCCCCATGTACTCCGGCGTCGGATTCGACGCCGACGGCAACCCCCTCGTGGCGAGCCGCCTCGAGGCCGATCAGCGCTTCGACGCCGACGGGACCCCATTCGTCGCCTCGGGGACGACGATCCGGGTGCGCGGGCGCATCAAGGGGATGAGCGCCGACGGCGAGCTGCGGGTCATCTACGCCATCGAGGAGCCGCGGCGGGTCGGCTTCGGGCTCGGCACGGTCGGCGACTCCGTCGTCAGCGGCGAGGAGTCCTTCGTCGTGACGTGGGACGACAGCGACGAGGTGCGGTTCACGGTACGCGCGTTCGACCGCCCCGTGTCGCCGCTGTACCGCCTGCTGCCGCCGCTCGTGAAGCGCCGCCGCCGCGAACTGTTCCAGGGGTACCTGCGCGCCCTGTCGCCGCTGTACGCGACGCCGTCCTGA